The genomic DNA TTGTGCTCAATTACTTGAACATGCTTaacttgttttgtgttgtgaacTGTTGGGCTTGAAATAATCTATCATTGGTTGTGTTCAAGAAAATTCTCACAGATGTGAAACTAGTAAGGGTGGGAATCTCTGGGCACCTCATGATTCATTTCCAAGTCTGAGGTTGGCTTTGCGATTACAAAATGATTAACGGCACATCTTGATGCATCAATTCTTTTGAAATTGGTGCATCTcaaaacattagaatatcatggaaatgtcaatttccagtagttcaagtcaaatatccccaaccaagtattaagtcgtatagatggacatacttttcagaggccaacattttcatattaaacatactttttaaaattgctcttttgtaataacattttgagacactgaattgtaggtcttcataaaatgtaagaaataatcattataattagaagaaattaaataaattagacatgaaatgtttcattctgtgtgtaatgatctatataatgtgttatttccactttttgaactgAATAACTAAACTTTGctatgatattgtaatttattgagatgtataTGCATACTGTGTGACTGTTTTTTAAAGCATAACATATTTGTAATGATCCAACATTAAACCAAGATTTTATCCTTTATATTATCTTTAATTAATACAATAGTATTAAAACATGGGAGAGACAGGTCAACTGGGAGGTCACGTTTGTCAACATATTTCCCCGCATTGCAAACCAACAGGAAAAGAAACGGAAATGTGCCTGTGGCAGCATTCTTGTAGCAAATTAACAGACTTGATAGCCTAAAGAGCTGCTCTTATTTAGAGGTAACTAATTATAAAAGCTTCTCTTTGAACAAAATCTTCCAGTAGAACCCCAGGCACGATGCAAATGTTTACCTCTGTTACATTTCACCATCTAGTTGGTTCAGCTGCAGGGAACAAAtggtcacactgttaaaaacaaagtgagaaaactaacTTTTTTAAGGCTGTCAAATCGGCATTTCATTTTCAGGTGTTTTACCTTGCTATGATCAGCCAATTGGAAATGAAATAAATCCTCCGCTATTATACTTTACTTGCTTGCGTGCATTTTATTAagcaatgtttgtttttgtttgcctaCTTttcccacttaaaaaaatgcaaataggtTCTTAATTTGGTGAAATTAGGTGTAGTTGTTACTCAATCTTATTTAAAAAACCTAGAGGCCAGGTTGTAAGTCAGTCCCTAATAAGatggtaaaaaaattaaaacggtGATATAGAAAGTGTATTGTGAACCACTGATTGAACAGACCAGTTGTTGTGTAAAGAGGTCATGCCAACACTGCCATAATTAGCTGTAGTTTAGATTCAAATTTTAATCTAGTTAGGACTGTATTTCTTCTTGTAATATTCCATGGAACATAGCACCAAAAGGTTTGTCTTTCAGCCATGTGATTTAACTTGTGTTGCTAAAATAATACTTTCCTTGTTCCCACAGATGTCCAACATAACAGTGACTTATCGTGATGGCCGGGTGGCACAGTTGGAGCAGGTGTACATCCGTGGCAGCAAGATTCGATTCCTGATCTTGCCTGACATGTTAAAGAATGCCCCCATGTTAAAGAGTATGAAAAACAAGAACCAGGGATCTGGCGCAGGAAGAGgcaaggcagctattctcaaagCACAAGGTGAGTGGAAAGATTTTGGACCGACACTTTTTTGTGATTCAGAACTAAAACTTATCAGTAGAGACATGCATTCCTCAAAAGCTGCCAAATATCTAATGTAAGGAGTTAATGCATCTCTCTACCCTGCATTTTGATAAATATGCATTTTAAGATATTCCCTTTATTTTGTCCTGTAGGGTCAAATCtctctgacaaaaaaaagtgttagtTTCACAAAGGCGTCATTTAATTCAGGGATATTGTACTGCACTGTATTGTACATGTTTCTTCTCTACATCCTGCCAATTTGTATTTACTTTGTAGGTCATCTGTGTAGCAAAATTGGTGAACAAATAGGGATTTCTGTGACCTGTCGTTCTGGGTTAACCTGTCTTTTTCCTCATGTTTATCTGCAGTGGCTGCGAGGGGACGGGGCCGTGGTGGAATGGGAAGAGGCAACATCTTCCAGAAGAGACGATAACTGCCTCAGCTGTGTTAACATATTTTCACTgtatagtttttaattttgtcttcttttgattGGATATCTTTGGTATTTTTTGCAATCCTGTACTCTGCAGTTTATTgctttactttcatttttttttaatgaaaataaacctatttccatttgatgtctCATGTCTTCTCGTTACCTTGATTTAAATATTGCTGGTGACTACTTCTAGTCTCCCCTTTTCTGCACCtcttctcaatcaatcaatcaaactttatttatatagcgcttttcatacatataaatgcaactcaaagtgctttacaaaaggtGTAAGACTTGCCCCAGAAGGGTTTTGCATCACATATGGATTCATTTTTTTGCATAGATAAACAATGAATAGAAGATaagaaattaaatgttaataaaccAGTTGCACCTTTTATTTCCTGAATGTAAATTTGACTGTCTAAAAATTGTTTCAAATAACATTTCAATGGGTGTGTAAAATCCTTTTAACGCTTTAATTTGAATGTGTTTAAGTGCTTGGAACTACAAGTCTACTACAAACCGATCAACATTTTTCAAGCATGAAAACTTTGTTTGTCACCCTTCAGCAGAATGCTatctaatatttgttttttaatatcccAATAATACCTAATGGGATTAAGTGCAATAAGCAGTGGTAAGGAGCAGAAATGCATCATTTTAATAGCTGGAATTTGACCAGGAACCCTTAAATGATATTTGCCAGTGAAATTTTATACAAATTATCAGTGACTCTGAACATAAATATTTCACCACATGCTGAACAACAAAGCTTCATTGcatcttgatttaaaaaaaaaacatagtccAAAGAATAAATATAGTATAAGAAAATTGCTATTGGATACTGAAGCCTAGTCAATTATTTGGTATCTATGAACTTGTTATTTATCAAATATATGCGCACACATgcattgtaaaaaaatgtatatgggAAACCAAGTGCtaacatttttccaaaaatctTGACTTGATTAAAGTGATTTTTCATGTGACATGAAAATGTGCacgttatatttttttctctgtgctcctcattccagaaaaaaacagttgcTATGCCTTATGTTCCTGAACTACTCTTTTATCTGTTCCTCATGTAAGGACTGAATACGGAAAAAGGAGCTTTTAGCTTTGCTGGCCCCTCAACCTGGAATACCTTACAGactgaactgaaactgtatgAATTTCTCCCACTTGGAGCTTTCCGTTCTACCCTCAGGAAGAGACAGCGTGagcttgtgtttttaaattttaaattgtttgttacagttcctgtcttttttttatattgtaaaaCACTTGTGCACTTTGAAAACTATGTTTTAATGTCTACTGTCACCTCCCTGTAATTGTTTTTATGATGTGTGCTGCTGACctcttggccaggtcaccctTTTGAAAGGGATCCTGATCTCAATGGGTTTTCAtctggttaaccctctggagtccatgaaaccagctgcacatgacttcttcatgacgtgaagccttgccatcagcttcctcCTAAAGTTCTCGCTTGAAAAttcataccagattttttttttgatgatattcggcaaagtaaaaccagagaaatgtcaaatatatcaagtataaaaatatactagactagatattatcctcattgtaccagttatatgttatatttgcaacctgtacatttttgtgtgtgaagcattattttcaagatcagattttatgaagatttttttaaccctataaagcctgaaccattaaataattgccagaatttttttttttaaacttgagtgtttattgaacctgctgacagataatttaaaaaaaaatccaaaaacaatagggatatatgattctaatttgtatcatatttgatacatcagttctttttgtgcaatttgttgctcacagtttgtttttcttgaactaacaaaaacatttttaaccttttaaggctttactttcttttaacattttcctcaaacatgcaaaatatttttttccatataacacaacatcatacatctgcttatatgaagttttcacgcagcaatgactgatccaccagtggaacctgcatatcatttttgctatattttgtatttttgtgcaatttgttgctcagttgttgttttttttcaacacatgtatacatcaggtttttcaggaaaaaaatatcacactgatgatgtataggtctcaaaaacttgtgtatcaaatatgatacacttggctttatagggttaacatattttttaatggacataatagcccaagacttcagagggttaattccaGGGTGCAACTCTCCAGTTGGCCACAGGAGGGCGCCAGTCGGCCACAAAGTGCTTCACCAGAAATTCCCAAGAACCATGAAGTGTTTTATTTCGAGGTCGTGAGTCAAACGAAAGGTAGAACAAAAGGAAGCCTCCACCTCATCTGCGAGTGTAGGTTGTTAGGAAGCTTGTTGCTACGACTATTGACGATAAATTGCCACACTGGCCGTTTCTCCAACACTTCCTCCATGTGAAGCACGGGACCTGTCTGCCCAGCTGGATTGGTTCATCACAACATCGGTTATCATCAGTCTGCTCCGTTCCTCCAGCAGCTAGCTAGCTGTCGGAGTACATACGCTACTAACTGTACACCGCAGccgaagaaggagaagaaaccTCACAATTCTCACTTTTTTAGGTCTAAAAAACACGTTAAGGTAAGGTTTAATTCTTTACACATAGTATCTGGTTTATTTTGGCATCTGTAACGGTGTTACCGTTACTATCAGAGTCGCACTAGCATCCTTGACTCGTGCCCAACAACATCTGTATCTGGACACAGATGTTGCTGGGcagctgctaacgttagctgagCTGTTTGGCTTTGAAGCTTACAGCTCACTTAGCTCGGTGGGACCTTAAACGACGCTAACACTCCTTTCCCCTGTTCATTTGTTACAGCGTCCATTAAAAAGGGCGCTTACTAGTGTTAATGTTTACAGTCAATGTGACAATTCTCAGTTGTGAGTGTAAGAGAGAGCCATTACTGCACCAGGAGAGCTAAACCGTGATGGTTTGCGTTTCTGCAATTGCAGAGTTAACGCAAGTAAATTAGATCTGGGTGTAGTGGTTTGGTTGCGTGGACCTATAGTGGATACCTGTGCTTAACAGCAACTTTGTGgaatttacacatttattttttgtttagcGAGTAGtctgttaaccctataaagccaagtgtatcatattagatacagtaatttttgagacctctacatcatcaaaaacctgatgtatacatgtgttgaagataaacaaactgagcaacaaattgcacaaaaataccagatgtagcaaaaatgatatgcaggttccacgaat from Centropristis striata isolate RG_2023a ecotype Rhode Island chromosome 19, C.striata_1.0, whole genome shotgun sequence includes the following:
- the snrpd3l gene encoding small nuclear ribonucleoprotein D3 polypeptide, like, translated to MSIGVPIKVLHEAEGHIVTCETNTGEVYRGKLIEAEDNMNCQMSNITVTYRDGRVAQLEQVYIRGSKIRFLILPDMLKNAPMLKSMKNKNQGSGAGRGKAAILKAQVAARGRGRGGMGRGNIFQKRR